A single Pirellulaceae bacterium DNA region contains:
- a CDS encoding GntP family permease, whose amino-acid sequence MAATGVLLGLAVLVLMAVRGINVLVAALLGAALVAVTNDKLFADLFNKSIAAAPANELFQSISKSLVDALTKDFVGSMMGFAGQFILVFLMGAIFGRVMGESKAAASVAYSLSRWLGAERVMYILTLACVLLTYGGVNVFIVIFTIFPLGLSLMQHANLPKRLLVGPITLGSGTFTMTALPGSPSVQNIIAAQGLQTPVTSAPIIGLLAALLMFAMGMYYLERQRRLAKQRGEEFRPGLTDVIPEQSTQPGQMPHPLVSLIPIVVVLLTIMIPVWTIAVGYGGGVKPEDLPGVLAFSKTQPVLWICLAMVVGTLLGIALFWKHLSVPWAVISRGAEGAILPLINTGAVIGFGGVVKNTQAFSWFSGLMIDSTLPPLLSASLSINIMAGIVGSASGGLGIFMQTLGQRYIEAGVNPETLHRIVTIGSGGLDSLPHSGAVISFLTVLGLTHREAYKDIAVVSVLVPLIALGIILAGLAMMGIR is encoded by the coding sequence ATGGCCGCTACTGGAGTGCTACTGGGACTGGCGGTTTTGGTACTGATGGCGGTGCGAGGAATCAATGTTCTGGTCGCCGCACTGCTGGGCGCTGCCTTGGTGGCTGTCACGAACGACAAATTGTTCGCCGATCTGTTTAACAAGAGTATCGCTGCTGCACCTGCGAATGAATTGTTTCAGTCCATCAGCAAGTCGCTGGTCGATGCGTTGACCAAAGACTTTGTGGGCAGCATGATGGGCTTTGCTGGCCAGTTCATTCTGGTGTTTTTGATGGGCGCCATCTTCGGGCGTGTGATGGGCGAAAGCAAAGCGGCTGCGTCCGTGGCCTATTCGCTAAGCCGCTGGTTGGGTGCCGAGCGAGTGATGTACATCTTGACGCTGGCCTGCGTGTTGTTGACCTACGGCGGCGTCAACGTGTTCATTGTGATCTTCACGATATTTCCACTGGGCCTTAGTTTGATGCAGCACGCTAATTTGCCCAAGCGTCTACTGGTTGGCCCCATTACGTTAGGTTCCGGCACGTTTACGATGACCGCTCTGCCCGGTTCGCCGTCGGTTCAGAATATCATCGCCGCTCAAGGCCTGCAGACTCCGGTAACCTCGGCTCCAATCATTGGTCTGCTGGCAGCGCTGCTAATGTTTGCCATGGGCATGTATTACTTGGAACGCCAGCGGAGGCTGGCCAAGCAGCGCGGCGAAGAATTTAGACCCGGCCTGACCGATGTGATTCCTGAGCAATCGACACAACCTGGCCAGATGCCTCACCCCCTGGTCTCGCTGATTCCAATCGTCGTAGTGCTGCTGACGATTATGATCCCGGTGTGGACGATCGCTGTGGGCTATGGTGGAGGGGTTAAGCCAGAGGACCTGCCAGGCGTCTTAGCGTTCAGCAAAACCCAGCCGGTGCTGTGGATTTGTCTGGCGATGGTCGTTGGTACGTTGCTGGGAATCGCCCTTTTTTGGAAGCATCTTTCCGTTCCCTGGGCGGTTATCAGTCGCGGGGCAGAAGGTGCAATTTTGCCGCTAATCAATACGGGGGCGGTCATTGGATTTGGCGGCGTTGTCAAGAACACTCAGGCGTTTAGCTGGTTTTCCGGCCTCATGATCGACTCGACCTTGCCGCCGCTGTTATCGGCATCATTGTCGATTAATATTATGGCGGGCATCGTCGGCTCGGCGTCAGGCGGCTTGGGGATTTTCATGCAAACCTTGGGCCAGCGCTACATTGAAGCTGGTGTTAATCCAGAAACGCTGCATCGCATCGTGACCATTGGTAGTGGCGGCCTAGATAGCTTGCCGCATTCAGGTGCCGTGATATCGTTTTTGACGGTACTGGGGCTGACGCATCGCGAAGCTTACAAAGACATCGCTGTGGTTAGCGTCCTGGTGCCGCTGATTGCACTGGGAATCATCCTGGCAGGCCTGGCCATGATGGGAATTCGATAA
- a CDS encoding site-specific DNA-methyltransferase translates to MAQLKLNLGQQSKLTILNGDCAQLLPSIENESIQCCVTSPPYWGLRDYDHPNQIGAEPSPEQYVQNLVNVFRLVRETLRPEGTLWLNVGDGYARNGGTGKCGPNAIVGNTKKLIQKRNCKVPEVWGLKDRDLMGLPWRVAFALQADGWILRSKITWIKKTAMPESVKNRPTNATEEVFLFAKSPAYYYDSTAVRQETGANLRNYWILGPDPSNHGHPAAFPRELARRCILLGSRIGDVVLDPFGGSGTTGVVANDLDRHAVLIELNESYADCARDRGFDVTT, encoded by the coding sequence ATGGCTCAACTCAAACTCAATCTCGGACAGCAGTCAAAATTGACGATATTAAACGGGGATTGCGCCCAACTGCTTCCCTCCATTGAAAACGAATCAATCCAATGCTGTGTGACGTCACCGCCGTATTGGGGCCTGCGTGACTATGATCACCCAAATCAGATCGGGGCCGAGCCGTCCCCGGAACAATACGTACAAAATCTGGTTAACGTTTTTCGGCTTGTTCGCGAGACACTTCGACCGGAGGGAACACTTTGGTTGAATGTTGGGGATGGCTATGCTCGCAACGGAGGAACTGGAAAATGCGGGCCGAATGCGATCGTAGGCAATACGAAAAAATTGATCCAAAAACGCAACTGTAAGGTGCCAGAAGTTTGGGGATTAAAAGATCGGGACTTAATGGGACTTCCGTGGCGAGTTGCCTTTGCTCTTCAGGCCGATGGATGGATTCTCAGATCGAAAATTACCTGGATCAAAAAAACTGCAATGCCTGAAAGTGTCAAGAATCGTCCCACCAATGCAACAGAAGAGGTTTTCCTCTTTGCCAAATCCCCGGCGTATTACTACGACTCAACAGCCGTTCGCCAGGAAACAGGAGCAAATCTGCGAAATTATTGGATACTTGGGCCAGACCCAAGCAATCATGGGCATCCTGCCGCATTTCCGCGCGAGCTTGCCCGGCGGTGTATTCTGTTGGGTTCGCGCATTGGAGATGTGGTTCTTGATCCATTCGGTGGATCAGGAACTACTGGTGTTGTCGCCAACGATTTGGATCGCCACGCTGTTTTAATTGAACTCAACGAATCCTATGCTGATTGTGCTCGTGATCGAGGTTTTGATGTCACGACGTAA
- a CDS encoding HNH endonuclease, whose product MSRRKGSKQLILEFFLSKIGKVVESREIQAASGGAVEWARRVRELRNEEGYQILSHKDRADLKPNQYLLETDRRLPAFKRNISKETRAWVLERNGYTCQMCGAAAGDIDPFVPNRTVRLTMGHIVDKSKGGDDSPNNLRAVCMSCNEGLANTGLPKPDRIHLLAQVRRATIDDQRALLDWLLKKFGSKNTVDNQ is encoded by the coding sequence ATGTCACGACGTAAGGGATCGAAACAACTAATTCTGGAATTCTTTCTTTCCAAAATCGGAAAAGTTGTCGAATCTCGTGAGATCCAAGCCGCAAGCGGCGGCGCTGTCGAATGGGCTCGTAGAGTGCGAGAACTGCGGAACGAAGAAGGCTATCAGATACTTTCACACAAAGACCGTGCCGATCTAAAACCAAATCAATACCTTTTGGAAACGGACAGACGGCTTCCTGCTTTCAAAAGAAACATATCCAAAGAAACCCGCGCTTGGGTTTTAGAAAGGAATGGTTATACCTGCCAAATGTGCGGAGCTGCTGCGGGAGACATTGATCCGTTCGTTCCGAATCGCACTGTTCGGTTAACAATGGGACACATTGTCGACAAGTCCAAAGGCGGAGATGATTCTCCAAACAATCTTCGCGCTGTATGTATGAGCTGCAACGAAGGATTGGCAAATACCGGGCTTCCAAAACCTGATCGGATTCATTTGTTGGCTCAAGTGCGTCGCGCGACTATTGATGATCAGAGAGCATTGCTCGATTGGCTCCTGAAGAAATTTGGCTCGAAAAACACAGTCGACAACCAGTGA
- a CDS encoding glycerophosphodiester phosphodiesterase family protein, which translates to MKCRFEFWCFITALVMVAGWSGVLPAAETNHPWKAPRQGDVYVIAHRGVHVGIPENTIPAYARAIELGADFVEIDLRTTRDGQIVSIHNQTVDAYTDDAQGKVSDFTLAELKAMDIGSRVGPQWADTRIPTLDEIIALCKGKIGLYVDLKAASVEEVATKLRAAGMTGNSVWYAWVGQLQKLKETCPECLPMPDPGNVRGLPRLIEMLQPKVVASSMKHLDPIMVDLCHQAGALLFVDDTGPKDWQQMLEWGVDGIQTDEPQELIALLKARATNK; encoded by the coding sequence ATGAAATGTAGATTTGAGTTTTGGTGTTTTATAACTGCGCTAGTGATGGTCGCCGGTTGGTCGGGGGTATTGCCTGCCGCAGAAACGAACCATCCATGGAAGGCTCCGCGTCAGGGTGACGTGTATGTTATCGCACATCGCGGTGTGCATGTCGGCATTCCGGAAAACACAATTCCCGCCTACGCACGAGCCATCGAGTTGGGCGCGGACTTCGTCGAGATCGACCTGCGTACGACCAGGGATGGCCAGATCGTCAGCATTCACAACCAAACGGTCGACGCCTACACCGATGATGCCCAGGGCAAAGTGTCTGACTTCACGCTAGCCGAACTGAAGGCGATGGATATCGGCAGTCGAGTTGGACCGCAGTGGGCCGATACGCGTATCCCGACACTCGATGAAATCATCGCACTGTGCAAAGGAAAGATCGGACTGTACGTAGACCTCAAGGCGGCATCCGTAGAGGAAGTTGCTACGAAATTGCGCGCTGCAGGGATGACTGGCAACTCAGTCTGGTATGCATGGGTGGGGCAATTGCAGAAACTCAAGGAGACTTGCCCGGAATGTTTGCCGATGCCCGATCCGGGAAATGTGCGGGGACTTCCGCGCCTGATCGAAATGCTACAACCCAAAGTGGTAGCATCCAGCATGAAACATCTTGACCCCATTATGGTAGACTTGTGCCACCAAGCTGGAGCATTGCTATTTGTCGACGACACCGGCCCTAAAGATTGGCAACAAATGCTGGAATGGGGCGTAGATGGCATACAGACGGACGAGCCACAAGAGTTGATTGCGCTCCTGAAGGCACGAGCGACAAACAAGTGA
- a CDS encoding sigma-70 family RNA polymerase sigma factor, producing the protein MNSRNSEADMRIWIDHSQGMVRSIATRIHVGLPKSVQYDDLVGYGQLGLVQAAQSYDPSKSVSFQTYAYYRIRGAIYDGLAKMSWTSRALQARIRAERLSAEMLDQQVEEWRASAQQSLAEDADWLVQTTERIAMIHLLSDGSDDSRSLETTAVADEPQPEEELAEEETRAMLRNMIGELKPDEQTIIRQTYFENKSLVETAGLFGKSKSWISRKHAKILEKLARRLATSDGQRLDCP; encoded by the coding sequence ATGAACAGTCGCAACAGTGAAGCGGATATGCGAATTTGGATTGACCATTCGCAAGGAATGGTGCGATCGATCGCCACGCGAATCCATGTTGGATTACCCAAGAGCGTACAGTATGACGACCTGGTAGGCTATGGACAACTTGGACTGGTACAAGCCGCTCAATCGTACGACCCTTCCAAGAGCGTTTCGTTTCAGACGTATGCCTACTACCGAATTCGCGGAGCCATCTACGATGGCCTGGCCAAGATGTCCTGGACTAGTCGCGCGCTGCAGGCCCGGATTCGAGCCGAGCGGCTAAGTGCCGAAATGCTGGACCAGCAGGTGGAAGAATGGCGCGCCTCGGCCCAACAATCGCTGGCCGAAGATGCCGATTGGTTGGTGCAGACCACGGAGCGTATCGCGATGATTCATTTGCTGAGTGACGGCTCGGACGATTCGCGATCGTTGGAAACCACCGCCGTGGCAGACGAACCGCAGCCTGAAGAAGAACTGGCCGAAGAAGAAACCCGGGCTATGCTCCGCAATATGATCGGGGAGTTGAAGCCTGACGAGCAAACGATCATTCGACAGACCTACTTTGAGAACAAAAGCTTGGTAGAAACAGCGGGATTATTCGGTAAAAGCAAATCATGGATCAGTCGAAAACATGCCAAAATCCTTGAAAAACTTGCTCGGCGATTGGCGACCAGCGACGGGCAGCGGCTAGATTGCCCATGA
- a CDS encoding type VI secretion system ImpA family N-terminal domain-containing protein has protein sequence MTSANLVNIESLLGGAESPEDAVRHRERQEIKDLFEEASGLIKEREDCDRNGGVDAAGQPWRSIPKPSWQRLIEKAQQYLTYSKDFQVAGWLASGLLGEHQIAGLDAGLELCLALAERYWEELLPPPSEDVGHLDTMKGVRTLLSKRSLVLLGDVVLVSGKPQGRTTVETYTYRDYKRSLELAAVDEAERDRRIRSGQVPLDLIQNVAKVCDPTVLDQLCQQASTTIATAEKLTKLLQSRCQPESNGDSTWPESREFLEELRGVSKALQSLYRVVAPDAPPESESESMPGQGTVVGSGQTLTRESALAKIEQIARFFENSEPHSPIHFALRQVVRWGRMPLDELLGELIESEDVLIAVQKRIGLPRNASVEEQKQ, from the coding sequence ATGACTTCTGCGAATCTAGTGAATATTGAATCACTATTGGGCGGTGCCGAATCGCCAGAAGATGCAGTTCGCCATCGGGAGCGCCAGGAAATCAAAGACTTGTTTGAGGAAGCCTCTGGACTGATCAAAGAGCGAGAGGACTGTGACAGAAACGGCGGCGTGGATGCCGCGGGGCAGCCATGGAGGTCCATTCCCAAACCCAGTTGGCAGCGGTTGATTGAGAAAGCTCAGCAGTACCTCACGTACTCCAAAGATTTTCAAGTGGCTGGTTGGCTGGCCAGCGGGCTGCTGGGCGAGCACCAAATTGCTGGTCTGGATGCTGGTCTGGAATTGTGTCTTGCGCTGGCCGAGCGATACTGGGAGGAACTCCTGCCGCCTCCCAGCGAAGATGTTGGGCATCTGGATACCATGAAGGGCGTTCGTACACTGCTCAGCAAGCGATCGCTTGTTTTGCTGGGAGATGTGGTTTTGGTTTCTGGCAAGCCACAGGGACGCACGACTGTCGAAACGTATACGTATCGAGATTATAAGCGATCCTTGGAGTTGGCAGCTGTCGATGAGGCCGAGCGCGACAGAAGGATCAGATCAGGTCAGGTGCCATTGGACCTAATTCAAAATGTGGCCAAGGTGTGTGATCCGACAGTTCTCGACCAATTGTGTCAGCAGGCGTCTACAACGATTGCCACGGCGGAGAAATTAACCAAGCTACTCCAGTCGCGGTGCCAGCCCGAGTCAAATGGTGACTCGACCTGGCCAGAGAGCCGCGAGTTTCTAGAGGAGTTGAGAGGCGTTAGCAAAGCGCTTCAATCGCTATATCGGGTAGTGGCCCCCGATGCGCCACCTGAATCTGAGTCGGAATCCATGCCCGGCCAAGGGACTGTTGTTGGTTCGGGTCAGACGCTGACTCGCGAATCCGCGCTGGCCAAAATTGAGCAGATTGCTCGATTCTTTGAAAACAGCGAGCCCCATAGTCCGATTCACTTTGCCTTGCGCCAGGTTGTGCGCTGGGGCCGCATGCCCTTGGACGAACTATTGGGTGAGTTAATTGAAAGTGAAGATGTCCTGATTGCGGTGCAAAAACGGATTGGGCTGCCTCGCAACGCGTCCGTCGAAGAGCAGAAACAATAA
- the tssB gene encoding type VI secretion system contractile sheath small subunit has translation MAKSSQKMLVTRRKPRVHIMTEVETGFGQEKKELPFVVGVMGDFSGDPTKKLEPLSKRKFVQVDRDNFNEVFKQLNVGLEISVPNLMTEEEGKELRVGLKFESMDDFEPAAIARQIEPLKNLLNTREQLKNLAAKVGRSEDLEDLLEEVLKDHDKLKKLSAELGE, from the coding sequence ATGGCAAAAAGTTCTCAGAAGATGTTGGTCACGCGTCGCAAGCCCCGAGTTCATATCATGACCGAAGTCGAAACGGGGTTCGGGCAAGAGAAGAAGGAGTTGCCGTTCGTCGTCGGAGTGATGGGAGATTTTTCTGGCGACCCCACGAAAAAACTGGAGCCATTATCGAAGCGAAAATTCGTGCAGGTGGATCGAGACAACTTCAATGAAGTCTTCAAGCAGTTGAATGTTGGTTTGGAGATCAGCGTGCCTAACCTGATGACGGAGGAAGAGGGCAAGGAGTTGCGAGTCGGTTTGAAATTTGAGTCGATGGATGACTTCGAACCAGCAGCGATTGCCCGGCAGATCGAACCTCTAAAGAACTTGTTGAACACTCGAGAGCAACTGAAGAACCTGGCGGCCAAAGTGGGACGCAGCGAAGACCTAGAGGATTTGTTAGAAGAAGTGCTCAAGGATCACGACAAGCTGAAGAAGCTGTCGGCAGAGTTAGGTGAGTGA
- the tssC gene encoding type VI secretion system contractile sheath large subunit has translation MAEKKQAQSEAVQAAAESRNFLDEVLEATKQTERPEAEALIRSLVKEANAGTVSYDKNVLNSIKNAIAGIDEVISRQLAAVMHHEKFQTLEGSWRGLHHLVHESNTGEMIKIRVLNCSKKDLGRELEKAPEFDQSRIWSAIYENEFGMPGGLPYGALIGDYQFDHKTPGDLEVLGGMASICAASLCPFITSPSPRLFGLDSWEQLPSIRDIKSNFDTTEYVKWKAFRELEDSRFVTMAMPRTLARLPYGSNTKPIDEFNYEEVPLGKKGESIAVSHDNYCWMNTAYVLGVRLTAAFEDTNWCTAIRGANSGGKVEGLPTHIVKSPDGGMDIKCPTEVAITDRREKELSDVGFMALSHYKDSDFSVFFGGQTVQKPKKYDDDSATENAAIMARLPYIMAASRIGHYLKVMARDQIGSFKETEDIQAWLERWIMNYVAADENPNEEVRARRPLREAAISVEPVPGSPGAYNVVAHLRPWLQLEELNASVRMVTRLPAQA, from the coding sequence GTGGCAGAAAAGAAGCAGGCCCAAAGCGAAGCAGTCCAGGCAGCGGCCGAATCGCGAAACTTTCTTGACGAGGTCCTAGAGGCAACCAAGCAGACCGAACGGCCGGAGGCTGAGGCGCTGATTCGTTCACTGGTCAAAGAGGCCAATGCTGGCACCGTCTCCTATGATAAGAACGTGCTCAATAGCATCAAGAATGCAATTGCGGGAATTGACGAAGTGATCTCCCGCCAACTGGCTGCCGTAATGCATCACGAGAAATTTCAGACGCTTGAGGGCTCGTGGCGCGGATTGCATCATCTGGTACATGAATCCAATACGGGAGAGATGATCAAGATTCGGGTACTCAATTGTTCGAAGAAGGATTTAGGCCGAGAGCTGGAGAAGGCACCGGAATTTGACCAGAGCCGAATTTGGTCAGCGATCTATGAGAATGAATTCGGAATGCCTGGCGGATTGCCCTATGGAGCGTTGATTGGCGACTACCAGTTCGACCATAAGACGCCCGGGGATTTGGAGGTGCTGGGCGGAATGGCCTCCATCTGTGCAGCCTCCTTGTGTCCTTTTATTACTTCGCCGTCGCCACGTTTGTTTGGATTGGATTCGTGGGAGCAACTGCCAAGCATCCGGGACATTAAAAGCAATTTCGATACGACCGAGTACGTCAAGTGGAAGGCGTTTCGTGAACTAGAGGACTCGCGGTTTGTCACGATGGCGATGCCGCGCACATTGGCCCGCCTGCCGTACGGATCCAATACTAAGCCGATCGACGAATTTAATTATGAAGAGGTGCCGCTGGGTAAGAAGGGGGAGTCGATTGCGGTTTCTCACGACAACTACTGCTGGATGAACACAGCCTACGTGTTGGGAGTAAGATTGACTGCAGCGTTCGAGGATACTAATTGGTGTACGGCCATTCGCGGTGCCAATAGCGGGGGCAAAGTTGAAGGACTGCCGACCCACATCGTCAAGAGTCCTGACGGCGGAATGGATATCAAGTGCCCAACGGAAGTGGCTATCACCGATCGTCGCGAAAAGGAACTGAGCGATGTCGGCTTCATGGCACTGAGCCACTACAAAGACTCGGATTTTTCGGTGTTCTTTGGTGGCCAAACCGTGCAAAAGCCCAAGAAGTATGATGACGATTCGGCCACCGAGAACGCAGCCATCATGGCCCGGTTGCCCTACATCATGGCTGCCTCACGAATTGGGCATTACCTGAAGGTCATGGCCCGCGACCAAATTGGCTCGTTCAAAGAGACCGAGGACATTCAGGCTTGGCTCGAACGCTGGATCATGAATTACGTGGCTGCCGACGAGAATCCAAACGAAGAGGTTAGAGCCAGACGACCGCTACGCGAGGCAGCCATTTCTGTCGAGCCGGTGCCGGGAAGTCCAGGGGCTTACAACGTGGTGGCTCACCTGAGGCCGTGGTTGCAATTAGAAGAATTAAACGCATCAGTGCGAATGGTCACACGGTTGCCAGCACAGGCCTAA
- the tssC gene encoding type VI secretion system contractile sheath large subunit: protein MVNQPEARQSPTSSEPGVLDAFLWEVAAYSPSAGREEMSGFAGFRQGGLSVEQALTMLFGDFRQSIRAQGFAHWKKEIRSELNYLLAQIDQLVNSQLNAVIHHPRFQRLEASWRGLKMLCQAARAERSKSPSTILVRMLSVSWSELHRDFEKAVEFDGSQLFRKVYEDEFGTPGGIPYSVMVGDYEIHPRPTAEHPIDDLAVLGHIAGVAAAAFCPFVCSAAPSMFGADSFHDLQSIRDLQDGFGLAEFVKWRSLRRLEDARFVGLALPRILMRVPYSLEQTDGFSFTEEVSGPDSSRYLWGNAAFAWACVLIRAFAETSWLADIRGTERNRVGGGLVTNLPRADYATDPRGVGKRSSTDVIITDSQESELSQLGFLPLCQCHDTEYCAFFSSPSIQQPKVYDDPYATGNARLTSMLHYILCVSRFAHYLKVLARDELGGGMSASDLQDKLDGWIKQYVTPNEDAKPESKAKRPLRSAEIEVAPNPASPGSYQLIFRLLPHYQLDGLTAAIKLQTSAVATAAL from the coding sequence ATGGTTAATCAACCGGAAGCTCGGCAGTCACCAACCTCTTCTGAGCCCGGAGTACTGGATGCCTTTCTGTGGGAGGTTGCTGCCTATAGCCCGTCTGCAGGGCGGGAGGAGATGTCGGGGTTTGCTGGCTTTCGGCAGGGTGGACTGTCTGTCGAGCAAGCTCTAACGATGCTGTTTGGCGACTTTCGTCAGAGCATTCGCGCTCAAGGGTTCGCCCATTGGAAAAAGGAGATCCGTAGCGAACTCAATTACTTGCTGGCCCAGATTGATCAACTGGTCAACAGCCAACTGAATGCCGTGATTCATCACCCCAGATTTCAACGTTTGGAAGCCAGTTGGCGGGGCCTGAAAATGCTGTGTCAGGCAGCTAGGGCGGAGCGGTCAAAGTCGCCGAGCACGATTTTGGTGCGGATGCTGAGTGTGTCTTGGAGTGAATTGCATCGAGATTTTGAGAAGGCTGTCGAGTTTGATGGCAGCCAATTGTTTCGAAAAGTCTACGAAGACGAATTTGGAACTCCAGGAGGAATTCCCTATTCGGTTATGGTAGGCGATTACGAGATTCACCCTCGACCGACAGCCGAGCATCCGATCGATGACCTGGCTGTGTTAGGTCATATCGCGGGAGTTGCCGCAGCGGCGTTCTGCCCATTTGTATGCTCGGCAGCACCATCCATGTTTGGTGCCGACAGTTTTCATGATCTGCAATCGATTCGCGACTTGCAGGATGGCTTTGGTTTGGCCGAGTTTGTCAAGTGGCGATCATTGAGAAGGCTGGAAGATGCGCGGTTTGTGGGCTTGGCGCTGCCGCGAATATTGATGCGTGTGCCCTATTCTTTGGAGCAGACAGACGGATTTTCATTCACCGAGGAGGTGAGCGGTCCGGATAGTAGTCGCTATTTGTGGGGCAACGCTGCGTTCGCTTGGGCCTGTGTGCTGATCCGAGCCTTTGCCGAAACGAGTTGGCTGGCGGACATTCGTGGTACAGAGCGAAATCGCGTGGGTGGAGGGCTAGTAACCAATTTGCCGCGTGCAGACTACGCTACAGATCCGCGAGGGGTTGGCAAACGCTCCAGTACCGATGTGATCATCACCGACAGTCAGGAATCTGAGCTGTCGCAGTTAGGATTTCTGCCGCTGTGCCAATGCCATGACACCGAATACTGCGCCTTTTTTAGCAGTCCGTCCATCCAGCAACCCAAAGTGTATGACGACCCGTATGCCACGGGCAACGCCCGCCTGACCAGCATGTTGCACTATATCCTGTGTGTTTCCCGCTTTGCACATTATCTGAAAGTGCTGGCCAGAGACGAATTGGGCGGTGGAATGAGTGCCAGCGACTTGCAGGATAAGTTGGACGGGTGGATTAAGCAGTACGTTACGCCCAATGAAGATGCCAAACCTGAAAGTAAAGCTAAACGGCCACTAAGAAGTGCCGAGATCGAAGTAGCCCCCAATCCAGCCAGCCCTGGTAGTTATCAGTTGATCTTTCGTCTGCTGCCACATTACCAATTGGATGGACTGACGGCAGCTATTAAACTGCAGACCAGTGCCGTTGCGACAGCAGCGCTATGA
- the tssE gene encoding type VI secretion system baseplate subunit TssE, translated as MVKPLEDEPLRASLLDRLDGLSRVGRFAGRQTLDEFVASIHTNLQNLLNTRWRVSQWPPGLDELDDSLVNFGIPDFTGANMSSPGDRQLFCEIVEKMILLHDRRIMDVRVVFQDTADSADRNLRFRIEVEVRASPDPAEVTFDSQIDPMSHKIRIALNH; from the coding sequence ATGGTCAAACCGCTAGAAGATGAACCGCTGCGAGCTTCGCTCTTGGATCGCCTGGATGGATTGTCCAGAGTGGGGCGATTTGCTGGGCGACAAACTTTGGATGAATTCGTAGCTTCTATCCACACCAACTTGCAGAATTTATTGAATACGCGGTGGCGAGTCTCCCAGTGGCCTCCAGGATTGGACGAGCTGGATGATTCTTTGGTCAATTTTGGCATTCCTGATTTTACGGGAGCCAATATGTCGTCACCCGGAGATCGTCAGTTGTTCTGCGAGATAGTCGAGAAAATGATTCTGTTACACGACCGGAGAATCATGGATGTGCGGGTTGTTTTCCAGGATACAGCGGACAGTGCAGATCGCAATTTGCGTTTTCGAATCGAGGTTGAAGTGCGTGCCTCGCCAGACCCGGCAGAGGTGACTTTTGATTCTCAGATTGATCCCATGTCACACAAGATTCGCATAGCCTTGAATCACTAA